In Modestobacter versicolor, a single genomic region encodes these proteins:
- a CDS encoding STAS domain-containing protein: MTALPIDIDPTRIDVRAATSSTGTTVSVSGEVDSTTAPGLRNCLLEVLARPGETTVEVDLREVTFLDSAGLSALATAHRAAVAAGRVLQMRCGTTRAVVRPLQITGLWTVFTVLDD, encoded by the coding sequence CCGCACTCCCCATCGACATCGACCCGACCCGCATCGACGTCCGCGCCGCGACGTCGTCCACGGGCACCACCGTCTCGGTGAGCGGCGAGGTCGACTCCACCACCGCCCCGGGCCTGCGCAACTGCCTGCTCGAGGTGCTCGCCCGGCCGGGTGAGACCACCGTCGAGGTCGACCTCCGCGAGGTCACCTTCCTCGACTCCGCCGGGCTCTCGGCCCTCGCGACCGCCCACCGGGCGGCCGTGGCCGCCGGCCGGGTGCTGCAGATGCGGTGCGGCACCACCCGCGCCGTCGTCCGCCCGCTGCAGATCACCGGGCTCTGGACCGTCTTCACCGTCCTCGACGACTGA
- a CDS encoding alpha/beta hydrolase, whose translation MDDVPPQLHPEFVALLPELAELTTPPAREVGLDRARSRFAALLAAGLAGGPAVAVEELPDGGRVHRPADPRGATVVLLHGGGWTLGSAAGYDGLARRLAAGIPAVVVSVEYRRAPEHPFPAAVEDAVAATRWALQNAAALGGDPARVAVAGDSGGGNLAAVVCQQLRDQGGPQPAAQLLLYPNVARGADQPSVRAFGHLPFLSLSDMAWYTRGYVPRGTDLGDPRISPAEGELSGLPPALVVTAGVDPLHDSGRAYAEALRAAGTDAEWLDLAGLPHGFAHLVALSPVAAAALDQVLTRCAALLHGT comes from the coding sequence ATGGACGACGTCCCACCGCAGTTGCACCCCGAGTTCGTCGCGCTGCTGCCCGAGCTCGCCGAGCTGACCACCCCGCCGGCTCGCGAGGTCGGCCTGGACCGCGCGCGCAGCCGGTTCGCCGCGCTGCTGGCCGCGGGCCTGGCCGGGGGGCCGGCGGTGGCGGTCGAGGAGCTGCCGGACGGCGGCCGGGTGCACCGCCCCGCCGATCCGCGCGGCGCCACCGTCGTCCTGCTGCACGGCGGGGGCTGGACCCTCGGCAGCGCGGCCGGGTACGACGGGCTGGCCCGGCGGCTGGCCGCCGGCATCCCGGCGGTCGTCGTCTCGGTCGAGTACCGCCGGGCACCCGAGCACCCCTTCCCGGCCGCCGTCGAGGACGCCGTGGCCGCCACCCGCTGGGCGCTGCAGAACGCGGCCGCGCTGGGTGGGGACCCGGCCCGGGTCGCCGTCGCGGGCGACAGCGGGGGCGGCAACCTGGCCGCGGTCGTCTGCCAGCAGCTGCGCGACCAGGGCGGCCCGCAGCCGGCCGCGCAGCTGCTGCTCTACCCCAACGTCGCCCGCGGTGCCGACCAGCCGTCGGTGCGCGCGTTCGGCCACCTGCCGTTCCTCTCGCTGTCGGACATGGCCTGGTACACCCGCGGCTACGTGCCGCGAGGCACCGACCTGGGCGACCCGCGGATCAGCCCGGCCGAGGGGGAGCTCTCCGGCCTGCCGCCGGCGCTGGTGGTCACCGCCGGGGTCGACCCGCTGCACGACTCGGGACGCGCCTACGCCGAGGCGCTGCGGGCGGCCGGCACCGACGCGGAGTGGCTGGACCTGGCCGGCCTGCCGCACGGGTTCGCCCACCTGGTGGCGCTCTCCCCGGTCGCCGCCGCAGCACTGGACCAGGTCCTCACCCGCTGCGCCGCCCTCCTGCACGGCACCTGA
- a CDS encoding DUF1206 domain-containing protein, translating into MNVVPQRLHDAVARAREVTDHPVLTHLARVGLVAYGVLHVLIGWLAFRIAWFVQPATEDADQTGALQTVASSPGGRVLLWVIGLGMLALALWQAGEVLRWWTGLLSPERRLRAAVVCVKCAAKATVYAVLGVTALFFAAGAEYDAAERFRDLTDETLEIPGGSALVVAVGLGVTAVGLYVLVRGFTGGFMKDVDLDAAPDRWEPLIERVGSVGYVAKGIAFSLSGGLLVYAAATQDVSTATGLDGAMNVIAAVPTGQWLLTAVAAGFVLFGCYALARARYPDRDPAS; encoded by the coding sequence GTGAACGTCGTCCCGCAGCGCCTGCACGACGCCGTCGCCCGGGCGCGCGAGGTCACCGACCACCCGGTGCTCACCCACCTGGCCCGGGTCGGGCTGGTGGCCTACGGCGTCCTGCACGTGCTGATCGGCTGGCTGGCGTTCCGGATCGCCTGGTTCGTCCAGCCGGCCACCGAGGACGCCGACCAGACCGGTGCGCTGCAGACGGTCGCCTCCTCCCCCGGCGGCCGGGTGCTGCTGTGGGTCATCGGGCTGGGCATGCTGGCGCTGGCGCTGTGGCAGGCCGGTGAGGTGCTGCGCTGGTGGACCGGTCTGCTCTCCCCCGAGCGCCGGCTCCGGGCGGCCGTGGTGTGCGTCAAGTGCGCCGCCAAGGCCACCGTCTACGCCGTCCTCGGGGTCACCGCGCTGTTCTTCGCCGCGGGCGCCGAGTACGACGCCGCCGAACGGTTCCGCGACCTCACCGACGAGACGCTGGAGATCCCCGGCGGGTCGGCGCTGGTCGTCGCCGTCGGGCTGGGCGTGACCGCCGTCGGGCTGTACGTGCTGGTGCGCGGGTTCACCGGCGGGTTCATGAAGGACGTCGACCTGGACGCCGCGCCCGACCGCTGGGAGCCGCTGATCGAGCGGGTCGGGTCGGTGGGCTACGTGGCGAAGGGGATCGCGTTCAGCCTGTCCGGCGGGCTGCTGGTGTACGCCGCGGCCACCCAGGACGTGTCGACCGCGACCGGGCTGGACGGCGCGATGAACGTGATCGCCGCGGTGCCGACCGGGCAGTGGCTGCTCACCGCGGTCGCCGCCGGGTTCGTGCTGTTCGGGTGCTACGCCCTGGCGCGGGCCCGCTACCCCGACCGCGACCCGGCCAGCTGA